From Cyprinus carpio isolate SPL01 chromosome A7, ASM1834038v1, whole genome shotgun sequence, a single genomic window includes:
- the LOC109092881 gene encoding ankyrin repeat domain-containing protein 11-like isoform X3 yields the protein MGMPGIRAGYPLSERQQVALLMQMTAEESVNSPDTTPKHQSQSSLGQKGTPNSASKTKDKVNKRNERGETRLHRAAIRGEARRIKELINEGADVNVKDFAGWTALHEACNRGYYDVAKQLLAAGAEVNTKGLDDDTPLHDASNNGHLKVVKLLLRYGGDPCQSNRRGETPLKVANSQTMLNLLLGKGTYTSSEESSSADSSEEEDAPSFAPSSSVDGNNTDSEFEKGLKLKGKGMDPPKSTTTPVKDEYEFDEDDEEERVPPVDDKHLLKKEFRKDPISKTNNFISIPKMEVKTYSKSNSLTPKKAVRRILSDSNSSDEDDRTLCFTPTTTPRQTAPQTNVKSRDSTSLSSKQQKDKSKVKKKRKKETKNNVSKEVRFGKVNDKFCTSDSEIGDLESEDDKGSMQSANCVKDSSTLSLKEPSVFSSLSISNSSSTHGSLGSQKLTQSLAEQHPKQWRTDGWKTVSSPTWSDVSSLSDSVRTRLSSESDYSSADSSIESVKQVKKKVQDNRKKNNTHANVVDKKNSEFYKNSNTDGTISKTDKDGKVLKKHKAKHKHKSKEKDKAPSVVLSQDMNEKFVKSFSFDFDDTRLKSLIVETESPSENRVKLSKHEKDHFKKEDRLSKGKPEDKDWPGKETQRVIKEERSKKTKESSKEKVSKEERDKPLKSEKERSIKDKDKAKEEKQKPHKDDKKKKSKDKSLKIDKKNDQKDDKHFKSEKSIKEEKEKSKRDKNIKEEPDYEDYDLKNHLLEDTKMSASDDPHDRWQSDMSSDSSLYGDDSWDAPVKEYKANNAVKLIVETVKEESRDRKKENKVKDKKQDHGEKRPEKETVSKKKDKESSEKNAEKKKDWTDKQKLNSGQSLEKEKKRKESAEGVKEKKEKDSVDGSRDRKDSYEFTKERKDSKTKQESLRDDCGSEAFFKDKPENENTCKSDPRERNHSGKEREKKTDSVEKKEKSKGEKHKDKPKDRNLDQEKDKPEKNSIDRSMKEKDPERASKDKRDGVKEKHKDSHSKEKERKMSSEQNKDKKEKTSQDKHADREKDFLEFKKEERKPEKVREKTWYTIADIFTDESEDEDDNYNGGVAKLSDSLGLSDSHRKDSTPDRDETDNFQTDKHKKYSEGKTHSTEKQKEKEHKDKKKEKAAFDAGKERKASMEKHKDKKDKDSTDTKHKERKDRASVDSNQDKKSKQKLLDRRDISEEKCKNKYKDKTEHSKERKFSKCENEKSLLEKLEEEAMNDYKEDSNDRNSEISSDSFTDRGHEPVLSSFYDSSNISIPDISEERRESVPISNPQDRFRERERHRHSSSSSSKKSHDKDKEKVKKEKGEKKDKSEEIRESYGRRESLPFDKEPMPLEADPYTFPYGSKADGEDDLEKTLEFEKEMSKKDKTNCVMNSEKIKDKKKKEKHKEKVKEEKHKYSDGFGSFRHSKEEQKSGLKENTQVTSLKEKSKEDSSKFDGKNKERIKDIMDKDRADIKAKVKDENDKISLSKETARKDNRPREKLLVDGDFRLTSFGKMLSLKDQEIEERHKKHKERMKQMEKLRHRSGDPKFKDKTKSNEELKKNRSELSKKSASVETALKEKKLKDIGLSTQMMSPDRKPQPIESQNSKDWLTGHQMKESLPASPRPDQNRPTGVPTPTSVISCPSYEEVMQTPRTPSCSAEDYPDIMFENLECQNSSATTMSMNACSPSFFDRYSNSSIVQEEACITPAKNMQLPLVSPSVTSDVRRPLEIEFKVEADKLRQQHIPEGTAFESSASQLTEDKMAADRLNCISSTFCLSPIGMMSPMPDPSQHDSAPDEASTVNCINDGSEHSGSVFNSYLMTPSTPVHRPDPQEPCLDIAAPPTPAPAALPPMDIDDLSEPHQSGPGLTPAHPVSGSDYLPPVVEEQEDDEEEDDDFVEDAREDLHAADEAIQSRNDPTYSLGIEELDKKAWLECPDRRDPDVLPIIPAHLQDNYMDNSCDQSLGWNSEELMKSPHESYREVEAAVSKISSPYSHSDCDMQHIPSVMPVTPPYTTYSTAYCPSQISDSHYEVHKDTVEDIQSPERPVTEALESESSRLETFFTDCKPNPDEDPMDLEPSCMMKDDRPESPTYASENNLSVAPPISQEPVVSWVDPFSSAADEMDDMGPFSIPDLPFPEKEMQDPDITAPEIAESKHPPSQTRPPVIETSENEIMDADLPSLSKAPCSPVVVPPTESGQDLVPPISDNGYRPQCELEPEPQNIPDVPPMEETIPEESRTFEDVNENNVNLFSTENEKDPEYRQKEATPDTMMPSVMVQHLDLPASTKPLLLGQNPVVALGPSCSPHPSVQVPTVSVPSSTQVSEALETTAKLSVTIPVSDAPKKIEEIPQRMTRKKAQMLANQNKQSAALSSSSITCSVSSSSVTTSVTTSCVTVEKEKEPISSTTAQTSTPALITKTKGRPVEDDDNQSQHPRKRKFSKSGQQQVQVQLVNTAMKQTREMIQQTLAVIVNAIKLDEIEPYHSDRSNPYFEYLQIRKKIEEKRKILCYITPQAPQCYAEYVTYTGSYLLDGKPLSKLHIPVIAPPPSLSEPLKELFRQQEAVRGKLRLQHSIEREKLIVSCEQEVLRVHCRAARTIANQAVPFSACTMLLDSEVYNMPSESQGDENKSVRDRFNARQFISWIQDVDDKYDRMKTCLLMRQQHEAAALNAVQRMEWQLKVQELDPAGHKSLCVNEVPSFYVPMVDVNDDFVLLPA from the exons ATGGGCATGCCAGGGATCCGGGCCGGGTACCCCCTCTCAGAGCGGCAGCAGGTGGCTCTTCTCATGCAGATGACAGCGGAGGAGTCCGTAAACAGTCCAG ACACCACACCAAAGCATCAGTCGCAGTCAAGTCTGGGTCAGAAGGGAACACCAAACTCTGCCTCAAAAACCAAAGACAAAGTTAACAAGCGGAATGAGAGGGGTGAGACGCGGCTGCACCGGGCAGCCATACGTGGGGAGGCACGCCGGATAAAGGAGCTGATCAATGAGGGGGCTGATGTGAATGTAAAAGACTTTGCAG GCTGGACTGCACTGCATGAGGCGTGTAACAGAGGGTATTATGATGTGGCCAAGCAGCTGCTGGCAGCCGGGGCTGAGGTTAACACCAAGGGCCTGGATGATGACACGCCTCTACATGATGCGTCTAACAATGGCCATCTCAAA GTTGTGAAGCTGCTGTTACGATATGGAGGAGATCCTTGTCAAAGCAACAGAAGAGGAGAGACTCCATTAAAAGTGGCAAATTCGCAAACAATGCTTAATCTGTTGCTGGGAAAAGGCACTTACACCTCCAGTGAGGAGAGTTCCTCAG CAGATTCTTCTGAAGAGGAAGATGCTCCATCATTTGCCCCATCCAGCTCTGTTGATGGCAATAATACAGACTCAGAGTTTGAGAAGGGCTTGAAATTAAAAGGGAAGGGCATGGACCCACCCAAATCCACCACCACTCCTGTCAAGGATGAGTACGAGTTTGATGAGGATGACGAGGAGGAGCGTGTCCCACCTGTGGACGACAAGCATCTGCTCAAGAAAGAGTTCCGCAAGGATCCCATCAGCAAGACAAACAACTTTATCTCCATACCCAAGATGGAGGTTAAAACCTATTCCAAAAGCAACTCGCTAACACCAAAGAAGGCTGTGCGCAGGATCCTGTCGGACAGCAATAGCTCGGACGAGGATGACAGGACGTTGTGTTTCACACCCACGACCACGCCAAGGCAAACAGCACCTCAGACCAATGTCAAGAGCCGGGACTCGACGTCACTGAGCTCCAAGCAGCAAAAAGACAAAAGTAAAGtcaagaagaagaggaagaaggagacaaaaaataatgttagtaAAGAGGTGCGCTTTGGTAAAGTGAACGACAAGTTTTGCACTTCAGATTCTGAGATTGGGGACTTGGAGAGCGAGGATGATAAAGGATCCATGCAGAGTGCAAATTGTGTAAAGGACTCTTCTACCTTGAGCCTCAAAGAACCCTCTGTTTTTAGTTCTCTGTCTATCTCGAATTCATCCTCCACGCATGGGAGTCTGGGCTCTCAGAAACTCACACAGTCTCTGGCAGAGCAGCACCCAAAGCAGTGGAGGACAGATGGCTGGAAGACTGTGTCCTCTCCAACGTGGTCTGATGTCAGTTCCCTCTCGGACTCAGTCAGAACAAGGCTTTCCAGCGAGTCAGACTACTCTTCTGCCGACTCCAGCATTGAATCTGTGAAACAGGTGAAAAAGAAAGTGCAAgataacagaaagaaaaacaacacacatgCCAATGTGGTAGACAAAAAGAACTCTGAGTTTTACAAGAACTCGAACACAGATGGGACCATTTCTAAAACAGACAAAGATGGAAAAGTGTTAAAGAAACACAAAgcgaaacacaaacacaaaagtaaGGAAAAAGATAAGGCTCCAAGCGTCGTGTTGAGTCAAGACATGAATGAAAAGTTTGTCAAGAGCTTTTCTTTTGACTTTGACGATACGCGGCTGAAGTCGTTAATTGTTGAGACAGAGTCACCTTCTGAAAATAGGGTCAAACTTTCCAAACATGAGAAAGATCATTTTAAGAAGGAGGACAGACTGTCTAAAGGTAAACCAGAAGATAAGGACTGGCCAGGGAAAGAAACTCAAAGGGTGATCAAGGAAGAGAGGTCAAAAAAGACAAAGGAGTCCAGCAAGGAAAAGGTGAGCAAAGAGGAGAGGGACAAACCTTTGAAGTCTGAGAAGGAGAGAAGCATAAAAGACAAAGACAAGGCAAAAGAGGAGAAGCAGAAACCCCATAaagatgacaaaaagaaaaagtctaAGGATAAGTCtcttaaaattgacaaaaagaaTGACCAAAAAgatgacaaacattttaaatctgagaaaagcataaaagaagaaaaggaaaagtcTAAGAGAGATAAAAACATCAAAGAAGAACCTGATTATGAAGATTATGACTTAAAAAATCACCTACTAGAGGACACCAAGATGAGTGCGTCAGATGACCCGCATGATCGGTGGCAGTCAGACATGTCTTCTGACAGCTCACTTTATGGAGATGATAGCTGGGATGCCCCTGTAAAAGAATACAAAGCAAATAATGCGGTCAAGTTAATCGTAGAAACAGTCAAGGAAGAAAGCAGggacagaaaaaaggaaaataaggtCAAAGATAAAAAGCAAGATCATGGAGAAAAACGTCCTGAAAAGGAAACTGTGTCAAAGAAGAAAGACAAGGAGTCCTCTGAAAAGaatgctgaaaagaaaaaagactggACCGACAAACAAAAGTTAAATTCTGGTCAGTCACTGGAAAAGGAGAAGAAACGAAAAGAATCAGCAGAGGGTGtcaaagagaagaaagagaaggatTCTGTGGATGGCAGCAGAGACAGAAAAGACTCCTATGAGTTTACTAAAGAAAGGAAAGactccaaaacaaaacaagaatctTTGAGAGATGACTGTGGGAGTGAGGCCTTCTTTAAAGACAAACCAGAAAATGAAAACACTTGCAAGTCTGACCCCAGGGAGAGGAACCACTCTGGAAAGGAAAGGGAGAAGAAAACTGATAGtgtggaaaagaaagagaagtccaaaggagaaaaacacaaggACAAGCCTAAGGACAGAAATTTGGACCAGGAAAAGGACAAACCTGAGAAAAACTCAATTGATAGATCAATGAAAGAGAAAGATCCAGAAAGGGCCTCCAAAGACAAGCGAGATGGGGTTAAAGAAAAGCATAAAGATTCTCAtagcaaagaaaaagaaaggaagatgTCATCTGAACagaataaagataaaaaagaaaagacatcCCAGGACAAACATGCTGACAGAGAAAAAGATTTCTTGGAGTTTAAAAAAGAAGAGCGAAAACCTGAAAAGGTGAGAGAGAAGACATGGTATACAATTGCAGATATTTTTACAGATGAGAGTGAGGATGAAGATGACAATTATAATGGGGGTGTTGCGAAATTAAGTGACTCTCTTGGACTGTCAGATTCACACAGGAAAGATTCCACACCTGACAGAGATGAAACAGATAATTTCCAAACAGATAAACATAAGAAATACTCTGAGGGCAAAACACattccacagaaaaacaaaaagagaaggaACATAAAGATAAGAAAAAAGAGAAGGCAGCATTTGATGCTGGAAAAGAGAGGAAAGCCTCCATGGAAAAACACAAAGATAAAAAGGACAAAGATTCAACAGACACAAAACATAAGGAACGTAAGGACAGAGCATCTGTGGATTCAAATCAAGACAAGAAAAGCAAGCAGAAACTTCTTGACAGGAGAGACATCAGTGaagaaaagtgcaaaaataaatacaaagacaaGACAGAGCACTCAAAAGAACGAAaattttcaaaatgtgaaaatgagaAATCCTTGTTGGAGAAACTTGAAGAGGAGGCTATGAATGATTATAAAGAAGATTCCAATGATAGAAATAGTGAAATTTCATCAGACAGTTTCACAGACAGAGGTCATGAGCCTGTTCTAAGCAGCTTCTATGATTCCTCCAACATCAGCATACCTGACATatcagaggagagaagagagtcAGTACCCATTTCTAATCCACAGGACAGgttccgagagagagagaggcatagacattcatcatcctcatcatccaaAAAGAGTCATGACAAAGACAAGGAGAAAGTCAAGAAAGAAAAGGGCGAGAAAAAAGATAAGTCAGAGGAGATCAGAGAATCCTATGGCCGCAGAGAAAGCTTGCCCTTTGACAAAGAGCCCATGCCTTTGGAAGCTGACCCTTACACTTTTCCATATGGTTCCAAAGCTGATGGTGAGGATGACTTGGAAAAAACTCTGGAATTTGAGAAGGAGATGTCCAAAAAGGACAAGACAAATTGTGTCATGAACAGTGAGaagataaaagacaaaaagaagaaagagaaacacaaggaaaaagtgaaagaagaaaaacataaatattcagATGGTTTTGGCTCCTTCAGGCACtcaaaagaggaacaaaaatcTGGATTGAAGGAAAACACTCAAGTCACAAGTCTTAAAGAGAAATCTAAAGAAGACAGTTCCAAATTTGATGGGAAAAATAAGGAGAGAATTAAAGATATCATGGATAAAGATAGAGCAGATATCAAGGCAAAGGTCAAAGATGAGAACGACAAAATCAGCCTGTCAAAAGAGACCGCTAGAAAGGACAACCGCCCTCGCGAAAAGCTTTTGGTTGATGGTGATTTTAGGCTAACAAGTTTTGGCAAAATGCTTAGTTTAAAAGATCAGGAAATTGAAGAGCGCCATAAGAAACACAAAGAGAGaatgaaacagatggaaaaactGAGGCATCGATCAGGCGACCCAAAATTTAAAGATAAAACTAAGTCAAATGAAGAACTGAAGAAGAACCGCAGTGAACTCTCCAAAAAATCTGCTTCAGTGGAAACTGCTTTGAAAGAGAAAAAGCTAAAAGATATTGGCCTTTCAACCCAAATGATGTCCCCTGATAGAAAACCACAACCTATTGAGAGTCAGAACTCGAAAGACTGGCTCACTGGCCACCAAATGAAGGAAAGTCTCCCTGCATCTCCACGACCTGACCAGAACAGACCAACAGGTGTCCCCACCCCAACATCTGTAATCTCATGTCCAAGCTATGAGGAAGTCATGCAAACGCCACGCACTCCATCCTGCAGTGCTGAGGACTATCCTGATATCATGTTTGAGAATCTTGAGTGTCAGAATTCCTCGGCCACAACCATGTCCATGAATGCCTGCTCTCCTTCGTTCTTTGATAGATATTCTAACTCAAGTATCGTCCAGGAGGAAGCATGCATAACACCAGCAAAGAACATGCAGTTACCCCTTGTGAGTCCGTCTGTCACCTCTGATGTCAGAAGACCACTTGAAATTGAGTTCAAAGTAGAGGCAGACAAGTTAAGACAGCAACATATACCAGAAGGCACAGCATTTGAGTCTTCAGCCTCACAACTTACTGAGGACAAGATGGCAGCTGACAGACTTAATTGCATTTCCTCTACATTTTGTTTATCACCTATCGGCATGATGTCTCCCATGCCTGACCCATCGCAACATGATAGCGCACCAGATGAAGCATCTACTGTAAATTGCATCAACGATGGCAGTGAACACTCAGGAAGTGTCTTTAACAGCTATCTTATGACACCCTCAACTCCAGTCCATAGACCCGATCCCCAGGAGCCTTGTCTGGATATAGCTGCTCCCCCAACTCCAGCACCTGCTGCCCTGCCTCCCATGGATATTGATGATCTTTCAGAGCCACACCAAAGTGGACCTGGTCTAACACCAGCCCACCCTGTTAGTGGGAGTGACTACTTGCCTCCTGTTGTTGAAGAGCAAGAAGAtgatgaggaggaagatgatgatttTGTTGAGGATGCCAGAGAAGATCTTCACGCTGCAGATGAGGCCATCCAGTCCAGAAACGACCCCACTTATTCACTTGGGATTGAGGAATTGGACAAAAAGGCTTGGCTTGAATGTCCAGATAGAAGAGATCCTGATGTACTTCCCATAATACCAGCCCATCTGCAAGACAACTACATGGACAACTCATGTGATCAGTCCTTAGGGTGGAATTCAGAAGAGCTCATGAAATCACCTCATGAGAGTTACAGAGAGGTTGAGGCAGCTGTCTCAAAGATTAGCAGTCCCTATTCACACTCAGATTGTGATATGCAGCATATTCCAAGTGTAATGCCTGTGACACCACCTTACACTACTTATTCTACAGCATACTGTCCATCACAAATATCTGACTCTCATTATGAGGTCCATAAAGACACAGTGGAAGACATTCAATCACCAGAAAGACCTGTAACAGAGGCATTGGAGTCTGAATCATCTCGACTAGAAACTTTCTTCACTGATTGCAAACCAAATCCTGACGAAGATCCGATGGACCTAGAGCCCTCATGTATGATGAAAGACGATAGACCAGAGTCTCCCACCTATGCTTCAGAGAACAACTTGTCAGTAGCTCCGCCAATCAGCCAAGAACCAGTTGTTTCATGGGTGGATCCATTCTCAAGTGCAGCTGATGAAATGGATGACATGGGTCCCTTCTCTATACCAGACCTTCCTTTTCCAGAGAAGGAGATGCAGGACCCTGATATAACAGCCCCAGAGATTGCAGAGAGTAAGCATCCACCTTCTCAGACAAGACCTCCGGTCATTGAGAcaagtgaaaatgaaataatggatgctGACCTGCCAAGTTTGTCCAAAGCTCCTTGTTCTCCTGTAGTTGTACCTCCGACTGAATCTGGTCAGGATTTGGTTCCTCCAATAAGTGACAATGGCTATAGACCACAGTGTGAGTTGGAGCCAGAGCCTCAGAACATCCCAGATGTTCCTCCCATGGAAGAAACAATTCCAGAAGAGAGCAGAACATTTGaagatgtaaatgaaaacaatgttaaCTTGTTTTCTACTGAAAATGAAAAGGACCCTGAATACAGGCAAAAAGAAGCAACCCCAGATACCATGATGCCATCAGTTATGGTGCAACATTTGGATCTACCAGCCAGCACAAAACCACTTTTATTAGGACAAAATCCTGTGGTAGCTTTGGGTCCCTCATGTAGCCCTCATCCTTCTGTTCAGGTTCCAACTGTCTCAGTGCCTAGCAGCACTCAAGTATCAGAGGCTCTTGAAACAACCGCCAAGTTGTCAGTGACCATACCAGTGTCTGATGCACCCAAGAAAATTGAGGAAATACCTCAGAGGATGACCCGGAAAAAGGCTCAgatgctggccaatcagaacaagCAAAGTGCAGCGCTAAGCTCATCAAGCATCACCTGTTCAGTATCCTCCTCATCAGTCACCACAAGTGTGACCACCTCTTGTGTCACTGTAGAAAAGGAGAAAGAGCCCATCAGCTCAACCACAGCTCAAACGTCCACACCTGCACTAATCACCAAAACAAAAGGCAGGCCTGTTGAGGATGACGACAACCAGTCCCAACATCCACGCAAGAGGAAATTTTCAAAATCAGGCCAGCAACAAGTGCAGGTTCAGCTTGTGAACACAGCCATGAAGCAGACTCGGGAGATGATCCAGCAGACACTGGCAGTCATTGTGAATGCCATCAAATTGGATGAAATAGAGCCATACCACAGTGACCGTTCCAACCCCTATTTTGAGTACCTTCAGATCCGCAAGAAAATTGAGGAAAAGCGGAAGATTTTGTGTTACATAACACCTCAAGCTCCCCAGTGTTACGCCGAGTATGTTACGTACACAGGCTCCTATCTACTTGATGGCAAGCCTTTGAGCAAGCTTCATATTCCTGTG ATTGCTCCACCCCCATCTTTGTCGGAGCCCCTGAAGGAGCTGTTCAGACAACAAGAGGCAGTGAGAGGAAAATTAAGACTGCAGCACAGCATCGAGAGG GAGAAGCTGATTGTATCTTGTGAGCAAGAAGTGCTGCGAGTTCATTGTAGAGCAGCAAGAACGATCGCAAATCAGGCCGTTCCTTTCAGTGCTTGCACAATGCTGCTGGATTCAGAAGTCTACAACATGCCATCAGAAAGCCAG GGGGATGAAAACAAGTCTGTGAGAGATCGCTTCAATGCTCGGCAGTTTATCTCCTGGATTCAAGATGTGGATGATAAGTACGACCGCATGAAG ACATGTTTGCTAATGCGGCAGCAGCATGAGGCCGCCGCTCTGAATGCAGTGCAGAGAATGGAGTGGCAACTCAAGGTACAGGAGTTGGACCCTGCTGGACACAAATCTCTGTGTGTGAACGAGGTCCCCTCCTTCTATGTGCCAATGGTCGACGTCAACGATGACTTTGTACTGTTGCCTGcgtga